From the genome of Colletotrichum higginsianum IMI 349063 chromosome 4, whole genome shotgun sequence, one region includes:
- a CDS encoding Globin — protein sequence MALTYKQSQLVKGTIPALREHGETITSIFYANMLRAHPELHDHFNKVNQANGRQPRALTGVILAFAANLNHISELIPKLERMCNKHCSLGIQPEHYDIVGKYLIQAFGQVLGPAMTPEIREAWTKAYWLLAKMLIGREAQMYREFNEDKWSGWRKFRIERKVAETDDIFSFYMVPVDGGRLPDFYPGQYTSIRTTIPSLGHLQSRQYSLSDAPRPDYYRITVKRDRGVKVGKGSAVFNLNPGVLSNHLIDDKRPGDIVELTHPTGDFFFDTHAAGTLPVVLISAGVGVTPLMSICNTIVERQAVRPISWVHCSARAAPFEEHIRKIAYSRASFTTRFFRSQIADVEDDDSLSSSSDFGLRMDLARIDPAELYLGHGGAEYYICGPEVFMTEMSQFLLNQGVDPARVKFERFSTGDLAAQT from the coding sequence ATGGCCCTGACATACAAGCAATCGCAGCTCGTCAAGGGCACGATCCCCGCTCTCCGTGAGCATGGCGAGACCATCACATCCATCTTTTATGCCAACATGCTCCGCGCCCACCCGGAGCTCCACGACCACTTCAACAAGGTCAACCAGGCCAACGGCCGCCAGCCGCGTGCCCTGACGGGCGTCATCCTCGCCTTTGCCGCCAACCTCAACCACATCAGCGAGCTCATCCCCAAGCTCGAGCGCATGTGCAACAAGCACTGCTCCCTCGGCATCCAACCCGAACACTACGACATCGTCGGCAAGTACCTCATCCAGGCCTTCGGCCAGGTCCTCGGCCCGGCCATGACCCCCGAGATCCGCGAGGCCTGGACAAAGGCCTACTGGCTCCTCGCCAAGATGCTCATCGGCCGCGAGGCCCAGATGTACCGCGAGTTCAACGAAGACAAGTGGTCCGGGTGGCGCAAGTTCCGCATCGAGCGCaaggtcgccgagacggacgacaTCTTCTCCTTCTACATGgtccccgtcgacggcgggcggCTGCCCGACTTCTACCCGGGCCAGTACACCTCCATCCGCACCACGATCCCTTCCCTGGGCCACCTGCAGTCACGGCAGTACTCGCTCAGCGACGCGCCGCGGCCCGACTACTACCGCATCACCGTCAAGCGCGACcgcggcgtcaaggtcggcaAGGGCAGCGCCGTCTTCAACCTCAACCCGGGCGTCCTCTCCAACCacctcatcgacgacaagaggcccggcgacatcgtcgagctGACGCACCCGACCGgcgacttcttcttcgacacccacgccgccggcacgctccccgtcgtcctcatctccgccggcgtcggcgtcacTCCGCTCATGTCCATCTGCAacaccatcgtcgagcgCCAGGCCGTCCGCCCCATCTCCTGGGTGCACTGCTcggcccgcgccgcccctTTCGAGGAGCACATCCGCAAGATCGCCTACAGCCGCGCCAGCTTCACCACCAGGTTCTTCCGCTCGCAGATTGCCGAcgttgaggacgacgactcgctctcctcgtcgagcgaCTTCGGCCTCCGCATGGACCTCGCCCGCATCGACCCTGCCGAGCTCTacctcggccacggcggcgccgagtaCTACATTTGCGGCCCGGAGGTCTTCATGACCGAAATGTCCCAGTTCCTCTTAAACCAGGGCGTCGACCCAGCGAGGGTCAAGTTTGAGAGGTTTTCCACGGGAGACCTAGCAGCGCAGACATGA
- a CDS encoding Capsule polysaccharide biosynthesis protein produces MTATNLTIGASSASPSLYPIPTGLHPIPLDRLDQRADDQVDNAIRNPPPVTSAKNLWFFWNSGYDHLHPYAKRNVRTWHRRFSPQGWTVRVVDLEPQSRSYVGNWIDVQDPGVVPRAFTEGTLDGEFAKQHYSDLVRFPLLVKYGGVYTDVGYMQIGDLDRLWNETIANPDSPYEVLSYNAEGGRSYSLMNYFIGSLPGNTFWQACHELFIELWKGKTNTEGLHLHPLLRGIPLMGQSLTKAGHEGLSQRLTDYIIQGQVITMVMSIVDEEAGWDGPAYVSEKIFAPEYMVGSQLINEYTKWNGVRAFELMSQKVPEPGTPESEDQKLARTIVEDCFARSFGFKLAHGLIVQVLGETLGSSWRKHEGSDNIEGTYAHWLRYGMERWCPDHLPDPESFERIEPVKKGPLLRDA; encoded by the coding sequence ATGACTGCAACAAATCTCACCATCGGAGCGTCCTCGGCTTCTCCGTCCCTTTACCCGATCCCCACAGGCCTTCATCCCATTCCCCTCGATCGCCTGGACCAGCGTGCAGACGACCAGGTTGATAACGCCATCAGGAACCCACCGCCGGTCACATCTGCGAAAAACCTATGGTTCTTCTGGAATTCCGGATACGACCACTTGCATCCATACGCCAAGCGTAACGTTCGCACTTGGCACCGCCGCTTTTCTCCCCAGGGGTGGACGGTGCGAgtcgtcgatctcgagccGCAGTCACGGAGTTACGTTGGAAACTGGATCGACGTGCAGGATCCGGGTGTCGTACCTCGGGCTTTCACGGAAGGGACTTTGGATGGCGAGTTTGCGAAACAGCACTACTCCGACCTCGTACGGTTCCCGTTGCTCGTGAAGTACGGCGGTGTGTATACGGACGTGGGATACATGCAGATCGGCGACCTCGATCGGCTGTGGAACGAGACCATCGCCAACCCGGACAGCCCTTATGAGGTTCTGTCCTACAACGCCGAAGGTGGACGGAGCTACAGCCTGATGAATTACTTCATCGGAAGCCTCCCCGGTAACACCTTCTGGCAAGCATGCCACGAACTTTTCATCGAACTCTGGAAGGGAAAGACGAACACCGAGGGCCTGCACTTGCATCCGCTATTAAGAGGCATCCCGCTGATGGGACAATCTCTCACCAAGGCAGGGCATGAAGGCCTCAGCCAACGATTGACGGACTACATCATCCAAGGGCAGGTGATCACAATGGTGATGAGCATCGTGGACGAAGAAGCAGGCTGGGACGGACCGGCGTATGTTTCGGAAAAGATCTTCGCGCCGGAATACATGGTCGGCAGTCAGCTCATCAACGAGTATACGAAGTGGAACGGTGTCAGAGCCTTCGAGCTTATGAGTCAAAAGGTGCCTGAGCCCGGAACGCCGGAGTCGGAGGATCAGAAGCTGGCCAGGACGATCGTGGAGGATTGCTTTGCGAGAAGTTTTGGTTTCAAGCTGGCCCATGGCTTGATTGTCCAGGTTCTCGGCGAGACGCTGGGAAGCTCATGGAGGAAGCATGAGGGGAGCGACAACATCGAAGGGACATACGCGCACTGGTTGCGATACGGAATGGAGAGGTGGTGTCCTGATCATCTACCTGATCCCGAGTCGTTCGAGAGGATAGAGCCGGTAAAGAAGGGCCCCTTGCTCAGAGACGCATAG